A single window of Streptomyces griseoviridis DNA harbors:
- a CDS encoding nucleoside-diphosphate kinase codes for MSRKPASGAVVTGIDFDRWAVILCKPDAVDRGLVDVVLDRIEGAGVSVRARTDLVAEPWQAHVAYRDMLSNPGRFPADLPTRIDNAYAGQRVTVALAHGGPDIHARLRRLIGHTDPTKAVVGTIRGDLGNDSVAAATGGGRLVRNLVHTSDDPASARRDFGTWYGPGRTLKVSDFDRCSVILCKPDAVERGLVDAVLERIAATGATVANRQEITVQSWQAHVHYWDLLVDRDWFPDRDIPACLDETYAGRNVAVAMAYGEPGLHTQLRDLLGHFDPTLAAPGTIRGDLGDDSLTAALTEKRLVRNLVHTSDDADAARRDFGTWYGAGRRDLLIAELPTQNTPADAWPHLET; via the coding sequence ATGAGCCGGAAACCGGCGTCCGGTGCTGTGGTCACCGGGATCGACTTCGACCGCTGGGCCGTCATCCTGTGCAAGCCGGACGCGGTGGACCGCGGCCTGGTCGATGTCGTCCTCGACCGGATCGAAGGAGCGGGTGTCTCCGTCCGCGCCCGGACGGACCTGGTCGCGGAGCCGTGGCAGGCCCACGTTGCCTACCGCGACATGCTGTCCAACCCGGGGCGATTCCCTGCGGACCTGCCCACGCGCATTGATAACGCGTACGCGGGGCAACGTGTCACGGTCGCGCTGGCGCACGGCGGTCCCGACATCCACGCCCGCCTTCGGCGGCTGATAGGGCACACCGACCCCACGAAGGCCGTGGTCGGCACGATCCGCGGCGACCTCGGAAACGACAGCGTTGCGGCTGCCACCGGGGGAGGCCGGCTCGTGCGGAACCTCGTGCACACCTCCGACGATCCGGCCTCCGCCCGGCGGGACTTCGGCACCTGGTACGGGCCCGGACGGACCCTGAAGGTCTCCGACTTCGACCGTTGCTCGGTCATCCTGTGCAAGCCGGACGCGGTAGAGCGCGGCTTGGTCGATGCCGTCCTGGAGCGGATCGCCGCGACGGGCGCCACGGTCGCCAACCGGCAGGAGATCACCGTTCAGTCCTGGCAGGCGCACGTGCACTACTGGGATCTGCTGGTGGACCGCGACTGGTTCCCCGACCGGGATATCCCCGCCTGCCTGGACGAGACGTACGCCGGACGCAACGTCGCCGTCGCCATGGCCTACGGCGAGCCGGGCTTGCACACCCAACTCCGTGATTTGTTGGGGCACTTCGACCCGACCCTGGCCGCCCCCGGCACGATCCGCGGCGACCTGGGGGACGACAGCCTTACCGCCGCCCTCACCGAAAAGCGACTGGTGCGCAACCTCGTCCACACCAGCGACGACGCCGACGCGGCTCGACGCGACTTCGGCACCTGGTACGGCGCCGGTCGCCGTGACCTCCTCATTGCGGAACTGCCGACGCAGAACACGCCCGCCGACGCCTGGCCCCACCTGGAGACCTGA
- a CDS encoding radical SAM protein, with the protein MSTPTIGTRRALPFLTPETIGGLKQELADVIEYRKSGLSLNWIVGCPLDCGYCVRHLFQNFDMKVPRRLMSDEEAVRRLVGHRYFRPHQTPIQLLNRATDPMLPAVKPHVYNVLRQLDEQGLTNHVLIITRWRVDLDDCAVLNSFTNLRLTVLVTHSHIQDERIEPVDSNIAAASLRTLYENAERYRTVLYWRPIVPGLNDSAADIARAKELSQYAHATVFTGLFFREEILAYYEAHGLEMPYEGTARRKIMPEAAEQRILDAFEQDASWGALFRKTSCGVAYAHGEADYNGHYGIRELCDICPPEQIAKCKAAWIQPDAKAVTQEARELGATGPIDVTERAIVVEGLDEPPRYYLQHGFGYQCHDRAKPHHYRRHGRADIGWKSEDGTPTA; encoded by the coding sequence ATGAGCACTCCCACCATCGGAACCCGGCGCGCGCTGCCGTTCCTCACTCCCGAGACGATCGGCGGCCTGAAACAGGAACTCGCCGACGTGATCGAGTACCGCAAGTCGGGACTCTCGCTGAACTGGATCGTCGGCTGCCCGCTCGACTGCGGGTACTGCGTGCGCCACCTCTTCCAGAATTTCGACATGAAGGTCCCCCGCCGGCTGATGAGCGACGAGGAAGCCGTGCGCCGCCTCGTCGGGCACCGCTACTTCCGCCCGCACCAGACCCCGATCCAGCTCCTGAACCGGGCCACGGACCCGATGCTGCCCGCCGTCAAGCCCCACGTGTACAACGTGCTGCGCCAGCTCGACGAGCAGGGGCTGACCAACCATGTCCTGATCATCACCCGGTGGCGTGTCGACCTCGACGACTGCGCCGTCCTCAACAGCTTCACCAACCTGCGGCTCACGGTGCTGGTGACCCACTCGCACATCCAGGACGAGCGGATCGAGCCGGTGGACAGCAACATCGCCGCCGCGAGCCTGCGCACCCTCTACGAGAACGCCGAGCGGTACCGCACCGTCCTGTACTGGCGTCCCATCGTGCCCGGCCTCAACGACTCCGCGGCCGACATCGCCCGCGCCAAGGAGCTGTCCCAGTACGCGCACGCCACCGTCTTCACCGGCCTGTTCTTCCGCGAGGAGATCCTCGCGTACTACGAGGCCCACGGTCTGGAGATGCCGTACGAGGGCACCGCCCGGCGCAAGATCATGCCCGAGGCCGCGGAGCAGCGGATTCTCGACGCCTTCGAGCAGGACGCCTCCTGGGGAGCGCTGTTCCGCAAAACGTCCTGCGGTGTCGCCTACGCGCACGGGGAGGCCGACTACAACGGTCACTACGGCATCCGTGAGCTGTGCGACATCTGCCCGCCGGAGCAGATCGCGAAGTGCAAGGCGGCCTGGATCCAGCCGGACGCGAAGGCCGTCACGCAGGAGGCGCGCGAACTCGGTGCGACCGGCCCGATCGATGTCACCGAGCGTGCCATCGTCGTTGAGGGACTGGACGAGCCGCCGCGCTACTACCTCCAGCACGGATTCGGCTACCAGTGCCATGACCGAGCCAAGCCCCACCACTACCGCCGGCACGGCCGAGCCGACATCGGCTGGAAGTCGGAGGACGGAACACCAACCGCATGA
- a CDS encoding 3'-5' exonuclease — translation MIFSSWPALFVVDVEGNGTNPPDLVEVAALPVRDGQPDKSTAGAWLTKPKRPVTPFAARVHGLTNQVLEDKPGWEEIKGAVHELLGTSWIAAHNAHVDYRVLSAHLPQWQPTGVIDTLRLAKATYPDLPKYSLDALLKHTTPDLSEAPGRRHRAAFDAYATAQLLITMADRYESWDQLVAAAVPPGLPGAPEPEQEPTLW, via the coding sequence ATGATCTTCTCCTCCTGGCCCGCGCTGTTCGTTGTCGACGTCGAGGGCAACGGCACCAATCCGCCCGACCTGGTCGAGGTGGCCGCACTTCCCGTACGTGACGGACAGCCCGACAAGAGCACCGCCGGAGCATGGCTGACCAAGCCGAAGAGGCCCGTCACGCCCTTCGCCGCTCGCGTACACGGCCTCACCAACCAGGTCCTGGAAGACAAGCCGGGCTGGGAGGAGATCAAGGGCGCGGTCCATGAACTGCTCGGCACTTCGTGGATCGCCGCCCACAACGCCCACGTGGACTACCGCGTCCTGTCCGCCCACCTGCCGCAGTGGCAGCCGACCGGAGTCATCGACACGCTTCGGCTGGCCAAGGCCACCTATCCCGACCTGCCGAAGTACAGCCTCGACGCCCTGCTCAAGCACACGACACCGGACCTGAGCGAAGCCCCCGGTCGGCGCCACCGCGCCGCCTTCGACGCCTACGCGACCGCCCAGCTCCTCATCACGATGGCCGACCGGTACGAGAGCTGGGATCAACTCGTGGCCGCCGCCGTCCCGCCCGGCCTTCCCGGCGCCCCCGAACCAGAACAGGAGCCCACCCTGTGGTGA
- a CDS encoding AAA family ATPase: MTTPTKLIRIGVMGTHSTGKSLLMRRIEMELRGLDIPVQRTGHIGRRLALVPLPKMQHHTVESTRWVLATGIADEVAAAARSDDASVRIVLADRACWDALAYFRAALEWRGASAPRTDREALHRLAAAYTPYDLLFATVLDPDLPIKPKHDYDDRYRALVDHHTHALLREDGIPHVRVTGDDDSQTSAIERALQLCGRESLV; the protein is encoded by the coding sequence GTGACGACCCCGACGAAGCTCATCCGCATCGGCGTGATGGGAACCCATTCCACCGGCAAGAGCCTACTGATGCGCCGCATCGAGATGGAGCTGCGCGGCCTGGACATCCCCGTCCAGCGCACCGGACATATCGGTCGACGGCTAGCGCTCGTGCCGCTGCCCAAGATGCAGCACCACACGGTGGAGTCCACCCGCTGGGTCCTGGCGACCGGCATCGCCGACGAGGTCGCCGCCGCGGCGCGCTCGGACGACGCCTCCGTGCGCATCGTCCTCGCGGACCGTGCCTGCTGGGACGCGCTCGCCTACTTCCGAGCCGCCCTCGAATGGCGCGGTGCATCCGCCCCACGCACCGACCGCGAAGCCCTGCACCGACTCGCCGCCGCCTACACTCCGTACGACCTGCTGTTCGCGACCGTCCTCGACCCGGACCTCCCCATCAAGCCGAAGCACGACTACGACGACCGTTACCGGGCGCTTGTCGACCACCACACCCACGCGCTCCTGCGCGAGGACGGGATCCCGCACGTCCGCGTTACCGGCGACGACGACAGCCAGACGTCGGCCATTGAACGCGCCCTCCAGCTCTGCGGCAGGGAGTCGCTGGTATGA
- a CDS encoding aldo/keto reductase yields the protein MTVTPPGGFIEIAGKTVSRLGFGTMRLTGPGTWGDPEDRAQALTVLRNAVHTFGISHIDTADAYGPHTVEHLIEDALYPYPDHVLIATKVGFARPAPNMWVPHGHPVYLRACVEASLRRLRVERLELCYLHRNDPEVPLADQLGTLAALRDEGKIGHIGISKVTPEDFTLARKAVPVAAVQNVLNIHDRYDPVMEMCREADIPYVPYRPLDAGAAAPGGNVIAALSWLLSCGPHIAPIPGTSNPRHLDSIVQAVNGGSWT from the coding sequence ATGACCGTCACGCCGCCCGGCGGTTTCATCGAGATCGCCGGGAAGACCGTCTCCCGTCTCGGCTTCGGGACCATGCGCCTCACCGGCCCCGGCACTTGGGGCGACCCGGAAGATCGTGCACAGGCACTCACCGTGCTCCGCAACGCCGTGCACACCTTCGGCATCAGCCACATCGACACCGCCGACGCGTACGGCCCCCACACCGTCGAGCACCTGATCGAGGACGCGCTCTACCCCTACCCCGACCACGTCCTCATCGCGACCAAGGTCGGGTTCGCCCGGCCGGCCCCGAACATGTGGGTCCCGCACGGGCACCCGGTGTACCTGCGGGCCTGCGTCGAGGCGAGTCTCCGCCGGCTGCGCGTGGAACGCCTGGAGCTCTGCTACCTGCACCGCAACGACCCCGAAGTACCGCTCGCGGATCAGCTCGGCACCCTCGCGGCCCTCCGAGATGAGGGGAAGATCGGGCACATCGGAATCTCCAAGGTAACGCCGGAGGACTTCACCTTGGCTCGCAAGGCGGTCCCTGTCGCTGCGGTACAGAACGTCCTCAACATCCACGACCGCTACGACCCCGTCATGGAGATGTGCCGCGAGGCGGATATCCCCTACGTCCCCTACCGCCCGCTCGACGCCGGAGCCGCGGCGCCGGGCGGCAACGTCATCGCGGCTCTGTCTTGGCTGCTTTCCTGCGGCCCGCACATCGCCCCTATCCCCGGAACGAGCAACCCACGGCACCTGGACTCGATCGTCCAGGCCGTGAACGGAGGCAGCTGGACATGA